The Janthinobacterium lividum genome has a window encoding:
- a CDS encoding DUF3108 domain-containing protein translates to MPDSFFSRPRRRTVIFVAVIGVLHYVALEWLTSHARMVPLGQNHAQMVSMALIAEPPRPLPVVPPPPPPELPMPKPRPPPPPPPTELASSETPQLTAPASDVPEGPATSEPAPVAAPAITAPAVAAAPAPASAPPPPPPVEQARHYKTNAPASAQFDLHVDRRDAEGTKWQGVAAMAWENRGDTYQLKLEVGLSMLITRINLLVLNSEGVIDGSGIVPVTATEKRKGRAQTATHFNRDAKAITFSATTATAPWQEGAQDKATVPFQLAAIGRADVNQLAGNIDILVGEEKEATVFRFQLVGEEELDTKMGRLVTWHLRRPPKAGTYSSQLDIWLAPSMQWYPVQIRNTEANGALTTQTVTKISVNAAPTSQENK, encoded by the coding sequence ATGCCTGACTCCTTCTTTTCGCGCCCGCGCCGCCGTACCGTCATTTTTGTCGCGGTCATCGGCGTACTGCATTACGTGGCGCTGGAATGGCTCACCTCGCATGCCCGCATGGTGCCGCTGGGACAGAATCATGCGCAGATGGTCAGCATGGCGTTGATCGCCGAGCCGCCCAGGCCCCTGCCAGTGGTGCCGCCACCGCCGCCGCCCGAGCTCCCCATGCCCAAGCCCAGGCCGCCGCCACCGCCGCCGCCGACGGAACTGGCCTCGAGCGAAACGCCGCAGTTGACGGCGCCGGCCAGCGACGTGCCGGAAGGCCCGGCCACCTCCGAACCGGCCCCGGTGGCTGCCCCGGCCATCACGGCGCCGGCCGTGGCAGCTGCGCCCGCGCCGGCCAGCGCACCCCCGCCGCCACCGCCCGTCGAGCAGGCGCGGCACTACAAGACGAATGCGCCCGCCTCGGCGCAGTTTGACTTGCACGTGGACAGGCGCGATGCGGAAGGCACCAAGTGGCAGGGCGTGGCCGCGATGGCGTGGGAAAACCGGGGCGACACGTATCAGCTGAAGCTGGAAGTGGGCTTGAGCATGCTGATCACGCGCATCAACCTGCTGGTGCTGAACAGCGAGGGCGTGATCGATGGCAGCGGTATCGTGCCCGTCACGGCCACGGAGAAACGCAAGGGCCGCGCGCAAACGGCCACGCATTTCAACCGCGACGCCAAGGCCATCACGTTTTCAGCCACGACGGCCACGGCGCCATGGCAGGAAGGGGCGCAAGACAAGGCCACCGTGCCGTTCCAGCTGGCCGCCATCGGCCGCGCCGACGTCAACCAGCTGGCGGGCAATATCGACATTCTCGTCGGCGAGGAAAAGGAAGCGACCGTGTTCCGCTTCCAGCTGGTGGGCGAGGAAGAACTGGATACCAAAATGGGCCGCCTGGTGACCTGGCATTTGCGCCGGCCGCCGAAGGCCGGTACGTATTCGTCGCAGCTCGATATCTGGCTGGCGCCGTCCATGCAATGGTATCCGGTACAAATACGCAATACCGAAGCGAACGGGGCGCTGACCACGCAAACCGTGACCAAGATCTCCGTAAATGCTGCACCGACATCACAGGAAAATAAATGA
- a CDS encoding response regulator: MTTDSHATAAEAGSTDWADKHYLLVDDFIGIRILLRESLRNLGARHIDQAASGGEAMKLLAKTRYDVVLCDYNLGEGKNGQQVLEETRVRNLTAPSSVWLMVSAEKSVESVMGAAEHQPDAYLIKPITEGVLLTRLNRVWHKKQVFREIDQACMEKDYLRAAKLCDAQIEVNKLHELELLRMKASLLLKSGEPEKARAVYEKVLAERDYSWAKAGLGKIRMNNGEHEAARQIFQGVIVENKYYIDAYDQMAIAYQLMGQHEEACGVLEKAARLSPNSVPRQRNLGLAALKVGNVSMAEKAFRKCISIGEFSVMKTPDAYLGLARVCGLKKDAKEALQWLLLAQREFSPEQIGLRAKITEGMVHHETGDYRRARKCGDELEAMLLEDPARPEKAICMELATLLFAVGVKDAPAGLLSYVVKNNHDNQVVQDEVQKIFDKAKMGDEGTSLIIASRKEASDLMNKGVLLWKTDKLNEAVAWMRAARVKLPNNLRILFNSAQIIVSFLEQRGYQAELAAEAMEVLLYVDKIAPGQQRFAQLMEQLVQLTPPPGPQEAIVAPENAPLAPEKGGKAMRERAG; encoded by the coding sequence ATGACGACAGACAGCCACGCCACCGCCGCCGAAGCGGGCAGTACCGACTGGGCCGATAAACATTATCTGCTGGTCGACGACTTCATCGGCATCCGCATCCTGCTGCGCGAATCCCTGCGCAACCTGGGCGCGCGCCATATCGACCAGGCGGCCAGCGGCGGCGAAGCCATGAAGCTGCTGGCCAAGACGCGCTACGACGTGGTGCTGTGCGATTACAACCTGGGCGAAGGCAAGAATGGCCAGCAAGTGCTGGAAGAGACGCGTGTGCGCAACCTGACGGCGCCATCGAGCGTGTGGCTGATGGTGTCGGCCGAGAAAAGCGTGGAATCCGTGATGGGCGCGGCCGAGCACCAGCCTGACGCCTACCTGATCAAACCGATTACGGAAGGCGTGCTGCTGACGCGGCTGAACCGCGTGTGGCACAAGAAGCAGGTATTCCGCGAAATCGACCAGGCCTGCATGGAAAAGGATTATTTGCGCGCGGCCAAATTATGCGACGCGCAGATCGAGGTGAACAAGTTGCACGAGCTGGAACTGCTGCGCATGAAGGCCAGTTTGCTGCTGAAAAGCGGCGAGCCGGAAAAGGCCCGCGCCGTGTACGAGAAAGTGCTGGCCGAGCGCGATTACAGCTGGGCCAAGGCGGGCCTGGGCAAGATCCGCATGAATAACGGCGAGCACGAGGCGGCGCGGCAGATATTCCAGGGCGTGATCGTCGAGAACAAGTATTACATCGACGCCTATGACCAGATGGCCATCGCCTATCAGCTGATGGGCCAGCACGAGGAAGCCTGCGGCGTGCTGGAAAAGGCGGCGCGCCTGTCGCCCAATTCCGTGCCGCGCCAGCGCAACCTGGGGCTGGCGGCCTTGAAGGTCGGCAATGTCAGCATGGCGGAAAAGGCCTTTCGCAAGTGCATTTCCATCGGCGAGTTTTCTGTCATGAAGACGCCCGACGCCTACCTGGGACTGGCGCGCGTATGCGGCCTGAAGAAGGATGCCAAGGAAGCGCTGCAATGGCTGCTGCTGGCGCAGCGCGAATTCTCGCCCGAGCAAATCGGTTTGCGCGCGAAGATCACGGAAGGCATGGTGCACCATGAAACGGGCGACTACCGGCGCGCGCGCAAGTGCGGCGACGAGCTCGAAGCCATGCTGCTTGAAGACCCGGCGCGGCCCGAGAAGGCCATTTGCATGGAACTGGCCACCTTGCTGTTCGCCGTCGGCGTCAAGGATGCGCCGGCCGGCCTGCTGAGCTACGTGGTCAAGAACAACCACGACAACCAGGTGGTGCAGGACGAGGTGCAAAAGATTTTCGACAAGGCGAAGATGGGCGACGAAGGCACGAGCCTGATCATCGCCTCGCGCAAGGAAGCGTCGGACTTGATGAACAAGGGCGTGCTGCTGTGGAAGACGGACAAGCTCAACGAAGCGGTCGCCTGGATGCGCGCGGCGCGTGTAAAACTGCCGAACAACCTGCGCATCCTGTTCAATTCCGCGCAAATCATCGTGTCGTTTCTGGAGCAGCGCGGCTACCAGGCGGAATTGGCGGCCGAAGCCATGGAAGTGTTGTTATATGTAGACAAAATTGCACCAGGGCAGCAGCGCTTCGCGCAATTGATGGAGCAACTGGTGCAACTGACACCGCCGCCCGGGCCGCAAGAGGCCATCGTGGCGCCGGAAAATGCGCCTTTGGCGCCGGAAAAAGGGGGAAAAGCCATGCGTGAGCGTGCCGGATGA
- a CDS encoding PhaM family polyhydroxyalkanoate granule multifunctional regulatory protein, with product MANPQMPQMPGAAVVTDTLDFVKNLWGSMSVPGMGMPGITAPTMSVEELDKKISDLKAVEAWLNLNISMLRGSIQALEVQRGTIATLKSMGASLAAAITQPGASEKTVFESVPYASAFFQQAAPAAPAPAPKPAPAPAPVPEPAAAAPSDADSQAAAQLANPSAWWNLLQDQFKQAVSTAMSPDAGSAAAANFGSVSKAKPAASKPAKPAEAGTAAKAKAPLRKAPAKRAAPKTKAPGKA from the coding sequence ATGGCAAACCCGCAAATGCCCCAAATGCCGGGCGCAGCAGTTGTGACCGATACGCTCGACTTCGTCAAGAACCTGTGGGGCAGCATGAGCGTGCCCGGCATGGGCATGCCTGGCATCACGGCGCCCACCATGTCGGTGGAAGAGCTGGACAAAAAAATCAGCGACTTGAAAGCCGTCGAAGCCTGGCTGAACCTCAATATCAGCATGCTGCGCGGCAGTATCCAGGCGCTGGAAGTGCAGCGCGGCACCATCGCCACCCTGAAATCGATGGGTGCGTCACTGGCGGCGGCCATCACGCAACCGGGCGCCAGCGAGAAAACCGTGTTTGAATCGGTGCCCTACGCTTCCGCGTTTTTCCAACAAGCCGCACCTGCGGCGCCAGCGCCTGCACCGAAACCGGCACCTGCACCTGCACCTGTGCCGGAACCCGCCGCAGCGGCGCCCAGCGATGCCGACAGCCAGGCGGCAGCCCAGCTGGCCAATCCAAGTGCCTGGTGGAATTTGTTACAAGATCAGTTCAAGCAGGCCGTATCGACGGCCATGTCGCCCGACGCCGGCAGTGCGGCAGCGGCCAACTTTGGCAGCGTGAGCAAAGCCAAGCCAGCGGCCAGCAAGCCCGCCAAACCTGCCGAGGCAGGCACGGCAGCCAAGGCCAAGGCCCCGCTGCGCAAGGCACCCGCGAAACGCGCAGCGCCCAAGACTAAAGCACCAGGCAAGGCCTGA